The Psychrosphaera ytuae genome includes a region encoding these proteins:
- a CDS encoding AAA family ATPase: MVFTGTDDYIVSEDLKLAVNAAVTLAKPLLIKGEPGTGKTQLAEELAKALDTELIQWHIKSTTKAQQGLYEYDAVSRLRDSQLGDERVHDISNYIVKGKMWQAFEADKRPVLLIDEIDKADIEFPNDLLQELDKMAFFVYETQQVVEAKQRPIVIITSNNEKELPDAFLRRCFFHYIQFPTREEMEQIIAVHHPDVKADLLREALEVFFELRDLNGLKKKPSTSELIDWLKLLIADDISQEVLMDKNASVIPLFGALLKNEQDVQLLEKLSFMARRNR, encoded by the coding sequence ATGGTTTTTACCGGTACTGATGATTACATTGTTTCTGAAGATCTCAAACTAGCCGTCAATGCTGCGGTTACCTTGGCCAAACCTCTGCTTATAAAAGGTGAGCCTGGCACAGGTAAAACTCAATTGGCTGAAGAACTAGCGAAAGCTTTAGATACAGAGCTAATTCAATGGCACATTAAATCAACCACTAAGGCGCAACAAGGCTTGTATGAGTATGACGCGGTCTCACGTCTTCGCGACAGTCAATTGGGTGATGAGCGCGTCCACGACATCAGTAATTATATCGTCAAAGGTAAGATGTGGCAGGCTTTTGAGGCGGATAAACGCCCTGTTTTACTCATTGACGAAATCGACAAAGCCGACATCGAGTTTCCTAACGACCTATTACAAGAGTTAGACAAGATGGCGTTTTTTGTATACGAAACTCAACAAGTCGTAGAAGCAAAACAACGCCCTATCGTGATAATCACATCAAACAACGAAAAAGAGCTACCTGATGCGTTTTTGCGTCGTTGTTTTTTCCACTACATTCAATTTCCAACTCGTGAAGAAATGGAACAAATCATTGCCGTTCACCACCCAGATGTGAAGGCGGATTTATTGCGAGAAGCCCTCGAAGTCTTTTTTGAGTTACGTGATCTCAACGGCCTAAAGAAAAAGCCATCGACCTCAGAACTTATCGACTGGCTAAAGCTACTGATCGCTGATGATATTTCACAAGAAGTACTAATGGATAAAAACGCCTCGGTCATTCCTTTATTTGGCGCCCTGTTAAAAAACGAACAAGATGTCCAGCTACTCGAAAAACTCTCATTTATGGCTAGGAGAAATAGATAA
- a CDS encoding vWA domain-containing protein, whose amino-acid sequence MFIDFFLTLKKHRVPVSLKELLDLIEAVKQGVIFADVEQFYHLSRLILVKDECHYDRFDRGFAEYFEGIQHIDLSEHLIPDDWLRKEFEKQLTEEDKAKLNALGGFDKLMETLKERLKEQQKRHAGGNKWIGTGGTSPFGAYGYNPEGVRIGQHESRHRRAVKVWDKRQFKNLDKDSALGQRNIKLALKQLRKFARTGSSEQLDIKQTIRATADNAGYLDIKTEPERHNAVNVLMFFDVGGSMDDYIHICEELFAAAHAEFKHLEFFYFHNCLYEQVWKDNSRRYDEGIDIDQVIRTYGRDYKVIFVGDATMGPYEIMMPGGSVEHWNEKPGVEWMNKVLGHFDKVAWLNPQPESHWPYYQSIDIMRQIVQDQMFPLTVDGIGRAIKQLS is encoded by the coding sequence ATGTTTATCGATTTCTTTTTGACCCTAAAGAAACACCGTGTTCCGGTTTCGTTAAAAGAGCTTTTAGATCTTATCGAAGCGGTAAAACAAGGTGTTATCTTTGCTGATGTGGAGCAGTTTTATCACTTGTCGCGGTTGATTTTAGTGAAGGACGAATGTCACTACGATCGCTTTGACAGAGGATTTGCCGAATACTTTGAGGGCATTCAGCACATTGACCTAAGTGAGCACCTCATCCCCGATGACTGGCTGCGCAAAGAGTTCGAAAAACAACTAACAGAAGAAGACAAAGCCAAGCTCAACGCCTTGGGTGGTTTTGATAAGCTGATGGAAACCCTCAAAGAGCGGCTGAAAGAACAACAAAAACGTCACGCCGGTGGGAATAAATGGATTGGTACAGGAGGCACCTCACCTTTTGGTGCCTACGGCTATAACCCTGAAGGGGTAAGAATCGGCCAACACGAGAGCCGCCATCGCCGAGCGGTGAAAGTCTGGGACAAACGTCAGTTCAAAAACTTAGACAAAGACAGTGCGTTGGGCCAGCGCAATATCAAACTGGCACTAAAACAGCTACGTAAGTTTGCTCGAACAGGCTCTTCTGAGCAATTAGACATCAAACAAACCATTCGAGCTACGGCAGACAATGCCGGATACCTAGATATCAAAACAGAACCTGAGCGTCACAACGCAGTCAACGTGCTGATGTTTTTTGATGTTGGTGGCTCAATGGATGATTACATTCATATTTGCGAAGAGCTGTTTGCCGCGGCACATGCTGAATTTAAGCATTTGGAGTTTTTCTATTTTCATAATTGCTTGTACGAGCAAGTTTGGAAAGACAACAGCCGTCGATATGACGAAGGCATTGACATAGACCAAGTCATACGTACCTACGGCCGTGATTACAAAGTTATTTTTGTCGGCGATGCGACTATGGGTCCATACGAAATTATGATGCCAGGGGGCTCGGTCGAACATTGGAACGAAAAGCCTGGGGTTGAGTGGATGAACAAAGTACTTGGTCACTTCGATAAAGTCGCTTGGCTTAATCCACAACCCGAAAGCCATTGGCCATATTATCAATCCATCGACATCATGCGCCAAATTGTCCAGGATCAAATGTTTCCTTTAACTGTTGACGGTATTGGCAGAGCAATCAAACAGTTGAGTTAA
- a CDS encoding uroporphyrinogen-III synthase, which produces MTITPAKSQPNCAIVINTRPAPMGLELEALLKQNEISSLFQPALQNQPVNNALANLDLISLSQATLIFISRSAVNAFYQQIKNQPDLVATIKQHPRIFAVGQSSAKQLTEQFKLNPNQVEYPAQSDSEGLLAMDFFHAVDKHPKVFIFKGVDGRELLNEQLHSRGFEVSEWSLYKRLEIEYPDASQRWKSAQVILATSRDIAHSVTNSLKTDDSTDLNHWSWLVFSDRIKSELLALGIEKSRIHTCEQMDNSSIIKHIKQLAK; this is translated from the coding sequence ATGACAATTACACCAGCTAAGTCTCAACCTAACTGCGCTATCGTCATTAATACCCGTCCTGCACCTATGGGATTGGAGCTTGAAGCTCTACTCAAACAGAACGAGATTTCTAGTCTTTTTCAACCGGCATTACAAAACCAACCGGTCAATAACGCACTGGCAAATCTGGATTTAATCAGTTTGAGCCAAGCAACGCTAATTTTCATCAGCCGCTCAGCCGTTAATGCGTTTTATCAACAAATTAAAAACCAACCCGACCTAGTTGCCACAATTAAACAGCACCCACGTATTTTTGCCGTCGGGCAAAGCTCAGCAAAACAGCTCACTGAGCAGTTTAAACTAAACCCTAATCAAGTTGAGTATCCGGCCCAATCAGACAGCGAAGGCCTATTGGCTATGGACTTTTTTCACGCTGTAGATAAACACCCCAAAGTGTTCATATTTAAAGGTGTAGATGGCAGAGAGTTACTCAATGAGCAGTTACACTCAAGAGGATTTGAAGTCAGTGAGTGGTCACTATATAAGCGATTAGAAATCGAATACCCAGATGCAAGTCAACGATGGAAGTCAGCTCAAGTTATTCTGGCCACCAGCCGTGACATTGCACACAGCGTAACAAACAGCCTTAAAACAGATGATTCAACAGATTTAAATCATTGGTCGTGGCTAGTATTTAGTGACAGAATAAAAAGCGAGCTTTTAGCACTTGGAATTGAAAAATCTCGTATCCATACCTGTGAACAAATGGATAATTCTTCTATTATCAAACATATCAAACAATTAGCTAAGTGA
- a CDS encoding DUF2914 domain-containing protein codes for MSRVSTLLLVLTSWLVLIPSAAVAAIPTPSDDITAVDEPNVPSSQFVRRAILTTAIDAREPVDNYNAKEIPSDTKKLYFFTEMVNKADEYVTHRWFLNGKLVAEIVLDIGSDRWRTYSSKNLMPSLRGTWEVEVVDQQNRLLATTSFTY; via the coding sequence ATGAGTCGCGTATCTACCTTGTTGTTAGTCTTAACGAGTTGGCTGGTTTTGATACCAAGCGCTGCAGTCGCTGCAATTCCGACACCATCGGATGATATTACCGCGGTTGACGAACCAAATGTGCCGAGCAGTCAATTTGTTCGCCGAGCAATTCTGACCACAGCTATCGATGCTCGTGAGCCAGTTGACAATTACAACGCCAAAGAAATACCGAGCGACACCAAAAAGCTCTATTTCTTCACAGAAATGGTAAACAAAGCGGATGAATACGTAACCCACCGCTGGTTTCTAAATGGAAAATTGGTCGCTGAGATCGTGTTAGATATTGGTAGTGACCGTTGGCGTACCTACTCGAGCAAAAACCTAATGCCATCACTACGCGGTACTTGGGAAGTAGAAGTCGTTGACCAACAAAATAGATTGTTAGCGACGACGAGTTTCACCTACTAA
- the lysA gene encoding diaminopimelate decarboxylase: protein MDHFNYSQNRLFAENVSCTDIAEQYGTPCFVYSRATIERHFLAFTDAMKSHPHLICYAVKANSNIAVLNVLAKMGSGFDIVSGGELSRVVKAGGDPSKVVFSGVGKTVEEIKLGLDLGIKCFNVESEAELHRIADVAAAEGKVAPISIRVNPNVDAGTHPYISTGLKENKFGIELEQALPLFEWAHCQPSLSVQGVDCHIGSQLTEISPFLDALDALIALIDRLADKGIELSHLDLGGGLGVPYNGEAPPHPSEYAAALMKKLERFPQLTIIFEPGRAIMANAGIMLTKVEYLKQNAEKNFCIVDAAMNDLIRPALYSAWQRIEPVVKTSAESKVYDVVGPICETGDFIGKERELNVAAGDLLAVRSAGAYGFTMSSNYNSRPRAAEIMVDGDKTHLIRQRETVESLWSGEQVID, encoded by the coding sequence GTGGACCATTTTAATTATTCACAAAACCGCCTTTTCGCTGAAAACGTGAGTTGTACTGACATTGCAGAGCAGTACGGCACTCCTTGCTTTGTTTATTCTAGAGCGACAATTGAACGCCACTTTTTAGCGTTTACCGACGCAATGAAATCCCACCCTCATTTGATTTGTTATGCCGTAAAAGCAAATTCAAATATTGCTGTACTAAACGTACTAGCCAAAATGGGCTCTGGCTTCGATATTGTTTCTGGTGGTGAGTTGTCTCGTGTCGTCAAGGCGGGCGGTGATCCAAGTAAAGTGGTCTTTTCTGGTGTGGGTAAAACCGTTGAGGAAATCAAACTGGGCTTGGACCTAGGGATCAAGTGCTTTAACGTCGAGTCTGAAGCCGAATTACATCGAATTGCTGATGTTGCGGCAGCTGAGGGTAAGGTTGCACCGATTTCAATTAGGGTTAATCCAAATGTGGATGCAGGCACACACCCTTACATTTCGACCGGTTTAAAAGAGAATAAGTTTGGTATCGAGCTCGAGCAAGCACTGCCTCTTTTTGAGTGGGCGCACTGTCAACCATCACTTAGCGTACAAGGTGTCGATTGCCATATTGGTTCACAGCTAACTGAGATTTCGCCATTTTTAGATGCTTTGGATGCACTGATAGCACTCATCGATCGATTGGCTGATAAGGGCATTGAACTGAGTCATTTAGATTTAGGCGGCGGCTTAGGTGTACCTTACAATGGTGAAGCGCCTCCCCATCCGAGCGAATATGCAGCGGCATTAATGAAAAAACTTGAGCGATTCCCGCAGTTGACCATCATTTTTGAACCTGGTCGCGCCATCATGGCCAACGCTGGAATAATGTTAACGAAAGTCGAATACCTCAAACAAAACGCAGAAAAAAACTTCTGTATTGTGGATGCGGCGATGAATGACTTGATTCGTCCAGCCCTATATTCGGCTTGGCAACGCATTGAACCCGTAGTCAAAACCAGTGCCGAGAGCAAGGTCTACGACGTGGTTGGGCCTATCTGTGAAACCGGTGACTTTATCGGTAAAGAGCGTGAACTCAATGTAGCAGCGGGCGATTTGTTAGCTGTGCGCAGTGCCGGTGCTTATGGTTTTACAATGAGCAGTAACTACAACTCTCGACCACGAGCGGCAGAGATTATGGTCGATGGTGATAAGACCCACCTCATTCGTCAACGCGAAACAGTAGAGTCGTTATGGTCTGGTGAACAAGTAATTGATTAA
- the cyaY gene encoding iron donor protein CyaY, with amino-acid sequence MNDSQYHQLADELLESLQDTVDEIEFDLDYESAGGIVEIIFPNGSKIIVNKQAPLHQIWVATKFNGHHFEYKDGLWIDNRTGVELYELLNEAGSKQAGETISFN; translated from the coding sequence ATGAATGACAGTCAATATCATCAACTCGCTGATGAACTTCTAGAATCTTTACAAGATACGGTCGACGAAATAGAGTTTGACCTAGATTATGAATCTGCCGGCGGAATCGTCGAAATCATCTTCCCTAATGGTTCAAAAATCATTGTTAACAAACAAGCGCCCCTTCACCAAATCTGGGTTGCGACCAAATTTAATGGCCACCACTTTGAATACAAAGACGGATTGTGGATTGATAACCGCACAGGTGTTGAATTATACGAACTGCTCAACGAAGCAGGCAGTAAGCAAGCCGGCGAGACAATTTCGTTCAATTAA
- the lptM gene encoding LPS translocon maturation chaperone LptM, which yields MTQRPNSSIRQKLKITVTATVVSFLLGCGQKGPLHLPQEKPTQAKPESKSMSSSKVNDESSSVAPKRDI from the coding sequence ATGACTCAACGACCTAATTCTTCTATTCGCCAAAAATTAAAAATAACGGTAACCGCTACTGTTGTTAGCTTTTTGCTTGGCTGTGGTCAAAAGGGTCCGTTACATCTTCCTCAAGAAAAACCGACTCAAGCCAAGCCAGAATCTAAGTCAATGTCCTCTTCTAAGGTCAATGACGAATCATCGTCGGTTGCGCCCAAACGCGATATTTAA
- the hemC gene encoding hydroxymethylbilane synthase: protein MTQTSVSEIRIATRESQLALWQAHFVKQQLELAHPELTVTLVPMTTKGDQILDTPLAKIGGKALFVKELEVAMLEGRADIAVHSMKDVPVEFPEGLMLNTICEREDPRDAFVSNQFDRLDDLPAGAIVGTSSLRRQCQLKALRPDLVIKDLRGNVNTRLRKLDEGQYDAIILAAAGLIRLEMSERIKHAIDTHTLLPANGQGAVGIECRAHDNEIKALLAPLEHTATRYRVLAERAMNRGLEGGCQVPIGSYSEITDGELHLRGLVGSLDGQTVIQDDIRGPQEDAEQLGAELASRLLKAGADVILNEVYDK from the coding sequence ATGACACAGACTTCAGTATCCGAAATTCGCATTGCAACTCGAGAAAGCCAACTTGCACTATGGCAAGCCCATTTCGTAAAACAGCAACTAGAACTCGCACACCCTGAACTAACCGTGACTTTGGTGCCGATGACCACAAAAGGCGACCAAATATTGGATACTCCATTGGCCAAAATTGGTGGCAAGGCCTTGTTTGTAAAAGAGTTAGAAGTAGCGATGTTAGAAGGTCGAGCAGATATCGCGGTACATTCAATGAAGGACGTACCCGTAGAGTTTCCAGAAGGCTTGATGCTCAATACTATTTGTGAGCGAGAAGACCCTCGTGATGCATTTGTATCAAACCAATTTGACCGTTTAGATGATTTACCCGCCGGCGCAATCGTCGGAACATCAAGTTTGCGTCGACAGTGCCAACTCAAAGCATTGCGCCCAGACTTGGTGATAAAAGATCTACGCGGCAACGTTAACACGCGTTTGCGTAAGTTAGACGAAGGTCAATACGATGCAATCATTTTAGCGGCGGCTGGTTTAATTCGCCTAGAAATGTCAGAGCGAATCAAACACGCCATCGACACCCATACTCTGCTTCCAGCAAATGGCCAAGGTGCAGTGGGTATTGAATGCCGCGCGCATGACAACGAAATTAAAGCACTCCTTGCACCGCTTGAGCACACCGCAACGCGATATAGAGTGTTAGCTGAACGAGCAATGAACCGAGGCCTAGAAGGTGGTTGTCAGGTTCCTATAGGTAGTTATTCAGAAATTACTGATGGCGAACTTCACCTACGTGGACTCGTTGGTAGCTTAGACGGTCAAACAGTTATTCAAGATGATATCCGTGGACCACAAGAAGACGCAGAGCAACTTGGTGCTGAGCTAGCGTCTCGATTACTCAAAGCGGGTGCAGACGTCATTCTCAATGAGGTTTACGACAAATAA